In Thermococcus stetteri, the following proteins share a genomic window:
- a CDS encoding DUF835 domain-containing protein, with protein MELIVPWPIFAVDVLLFLAIGYAVVFLMRRINKCGDPQLDTLIKWSLIFLVIGELGRISDLIDDFCCAGSFENFQYATYFISIFGVIYSVLHYIKLVEMRYLPRIRKVPEIQSSFKAHIVFSKNRLLDVIDVLKEGNFPVLAITRSPDFYSGLSRDNLSLIWVTQSGNGVAPTALHVLQGVILDFVRENPGSVVIIDCLEYLMLYNDFKSVFKFLSGLKDYVVIQHGAGLIIFVDEEVLTQQEKALLLKEFEPL; from the coding sequence ATGGAGCTGATAGTGCCCTGGCCAATTTTTGCTGTTGACGTCCTCCTCTTCCTTGCCATCGGGTATGCCGTTGTATTTCTCATGAGAAGAATCAACAAATGTGGGGATCCACAGTTGGATACACTCATTAAATGGTCCCTGATCTTCCTTGTGATAGGCGAGCTTGGTAGAATAAGCGACCTGATCGATGATTTCTGCTGTGCAGGGTCTTTTGAGAATTTCCAGTATGCTACGTATTTCATTTCCATCTTTGGTGTCATCTATTCCGTTCTCCACTACATAAAGCTCGTTGAGATGAGGTATCTGCCGAGGATAAGGAAAGTCCCTGAGATACAGAGCTCGTTTAAGGCCCACATAGTCTTTTCCAAGAACCGGTTGCTCGACGTTATAGATGTCCTCAAGGAGGGCAACTTCCCAGTCCTCGCCATAACGAGATCTCCAGATTTCTATTCGGGGCTGAGCAGGGATAACCTATCACTCATCTGGGTTACCCAGAGTGGAAACGGTGTTGCACCAACGGCCCTCCATGTCCTCCAGGGAGTTATCCTCGATTTCGTAAGGGAGAACCCAGGTTCCGTCGTGATAATAGACTGCCTTGAATACCTGATGCTGTACAACGACTTTAAGTCGGTCTTCAAGTTCCTGTCGGGGCTTAAGGACTACGTAGTAATCCAGCACGGGGCGGGGTTGATAATATTCGTCGACGAAGAAGTATTGACTCAGCAGGAGAAAGCCCTCCTCTTGAAAGAGTTTGAACCACTTTAG
- a CDS encoding NAD(+) kinase: MKFGVVARRDKVEALKLAYRVYDFLKVSGFDVVVDADTHKYLNEFNEGDVLPLEEFDVDVIVVIGGDGTILRVEHKTKKEIPILGVNMGTLGFLTEVEPHETFFALSRVIEGDYYIDERIKLRTLLDGENKVPDALNEVAVLTGIPGKIIHLKYYIDGGLADEVRADGLIISTPTGSTGYSMSAGGPFVDPRLDVVVIAPLAPIALSSRPMVVPSSSRIDVRNVAMTREVILAIDGQFYTYLSPETEITVVRSPRKTKFVRFSREIYPKYTMKIKSRF; the protein is encoded by the coding sequence ATGAAGTTTGGTGTCGTGGCCAGGAGGGACAAAGTGGAGGCACTGAAACTTGCATACAGGGTCTACGATTTCCTCAAGGTTAGTGGTTTTGATGTGGTGGTAGATGCAGACACCCACAAATACCTCAATGAGTTCAACGAAGGCGACGTTCTCCCCCTGGAGGAGTTTGATGTCGACGTCATAGTCGTCATCGGCGGAGACGGCACAATACTCCGGGTGGAGCACAAAACAAAGAAGGAAATACCCATTCTCGGAGTTAACATGGGTACTCTCGGCTTTCTGACGGAAGTTGAACCCCACGAGACTTTTTTTGCACTGAGCAGGGTCATAGAGGGCGACTACTACATAGACGAGAGGATAAAGCTGAGGACCCTCCTGGACGGTGAAAACAAAGTTCCCGATGCCCTCAACGAGGTTGCAGTACTCACTGGAATCCCGGGAAAAATAATCCACCTGAAGTACTACATAGACGGTGGACTGGCCGACGAAGTCCGTGCCGATGGACTCATCATCTCAACTCCAACGGGTTCGACTGGCTACTCGATGAGCGCGGGCGGCCCCTTCGTCGACCCCAGGCTTGACGTTGTTGTGATAGCCCCACTCGCACCGATAGCCCTCAGTTCAAGGCCAATGGTGGTCCCGTCGTCCAGCAGGATAGACGTCAGGAACGTTGCCATGACTAGAGAAGTAATCCTTGCAATTGATGGGCAGTTTTACACGTACCTCTCTCCAGAAACTGAAATAACAGTGGTCAGATCACCTAGAAAAACCAAGTTCGTGCGCTTCAGTAGGGAGATATATCCCAAGTACACCATGAAGATAAAGAGCAGGTTCTAA
- a CDS encoding lysylphosphatidylglycerol synthase transmembrane domain-containing protein — MAWKKLSLFAVGISIIALLLWWAGIDEVIAILEDSRIEYLVLAFLVYIVGLLAWAMRWKVLIDALNMDAPFSKILTALMAGIFVNNATPGARGGGEPVRTYFLAKEIEMPYGPVFATVMMDRILDLIPVVGMLAVATAYVYSLGSRSLAVVLIFLDAVFFGLVAFTLGILLSEKKTKGALRWFFRRIERFLPAVAEKYREKFERIVEVDVPRFQNDFRFLMTHKKAFLLAMIYSTVSWLTVVVRGYYAFLAIGYPVKFADVVVVQMVGMVVGMLSVIPGGAGLIETVNSGTYVLLGIEKEHAVTATILDRLISYWIPTAVGAVATTHLGTKIRRKKKGLIRQIPKD; from the coding sequence ATGGCGTGGAAGAAGCTGTCCCTCTTTGCGGTGGGCATCAGCATAATAGCCCTTCTCCTCTGGTGGGCAGGGATAGATGAAGTTATTGCCATTCTGGAGGATTCTCGGATTGAATACCTCGTTCTCGCGTTTCTGGTTTATATTGTGGGTCTCTTAGCTTGGGCAATGCGGTGGAAGGTTCTGATAGATGCCCTCAATATGGACGCTCCGTTTTCAAAGATTCTAACGGCACTGATGGCGGGCATCTTCGTGAACAACGCAACGCCAGGGGCACGGGGCGGGGGAGAGCCCGTGAGAACCTACTTTCTAGCCAAGGAGATAGAGATGCCCTACGGCCCGGTGTTCGCCACCGTCATGATGGACAGAATCCTGGATTTAATCCCAGTAGTGGGTATGCTCGCCGTCGCCACTGCCTATGTTTATTCCCTCGGTTCAAGGTCACTGGCAGTAGTCCTGATCTTTCTGGATGCCGTGTTTTTCGGCCTTGTTGCCTTCACCCTGGGAATCCTTCTGAGTGAGAAAAAGACCAAGGGAGCACTCCGCTGGTTCTTCAGGCGCATAGAGCGCTTCCTCCCAGCGGTGGCTGAAAAGTACCGCGAGAAGTTTGAAAGAATCGTGGAAGTCGATGTCCCCCGCTTCCAGAACGATTTCAGGTTCCTCATGACCCACAAGAAAGCTTTTTTACTCGCCATGATTTACTCCACTGTTTCCTGGCTAACGGTCGTTGTTAGGGGCTATTACGCGTTCCTCGCCATTGGGTATCCAGTGAAGTTCGCAGACGTGGTCGTTGTTCAGATGGTTGGAATGGTAGTTGGAATGTTGAGCGTGATCCCTGGAGGTGCTGGCCTCATAGAGACTGTCAATTCGGGCACTTACGTCCTCCTTGGGATTGAGAAAGAGCATGCCGTTACGGCGACGATTCTAGACAGGCTAATCTCCTACTGGATACCAACTGCGGTAGGAGCAGTGGCGACAACCCACCTCGGGACGAAGATTCGCAGGAAAAAGAAAGGTTTAATTAGGCAAATTCCCAAGGATTAA
- a CDS encoding RsmB/NOP family class I SAM-dependent RNA methyltransferase has translation MGYEEAFPAELRDYYRKLFGSEAEEIMASLRTPVEKYYIRVNTLKTSRSELMRRLRKEGLKPKRSPYLEEGIYFEREGPNFEDDYNPGLKKVVANKFASESVYQGAMLYAPGVLKADKGIRPGDEVEIRDPRGLLVGIGIARMSGKEMVASTRGLAVEVTLPKFKLPSLSELESFKEGLFYAQSLPSMVVSRVLEPSEEDLIIDMAAAPGGKTSHIAQLMQNRGEIIAIDKSRNRLRKMEEELKRLGVKNVRLIHMDARKLPELGVEADKILLDAPCTALGIRPKLWETRTPKDIEATARYQRAFIWAAIKSLRKDGTLVYSTCTISYEENEANVKYMLEKGLKLEEQSVFIASHGIGMDNVQRFYPNRHLTQGFFIAKLRKV, from the coding sequence ATGGGCTACGAGGAAGCGTTTCCAGCGGAGCTCAGGGATTACTACAGAAAGCTCTTCGGGAGTGAAGCGGAGGAGATTATGGCCTCTCTGAGAACCCCTGTTGAAAAGTACTACATCAGGGTGAACACTCTCAAGACGAGCAGGAGCGAGCTGATGCGGAGACTCAGGAAAGAAGGCCTGAAGCCCAAGAGGAGTCCTTACCTGGAGGAGGGAATCTATTTCGAGAGGGAGGGGCCGAACTTTGAGGATGACTACAATCCCGGCCTGAAGAAGGTCGTCGCGAACAAGTTCGCGAGCGAGAGCGTCTATCAGGGGGCCATGCTCTACGCGCCGGGAGTTCTAAAGGCTGATAAAGGCATAAGACCCGGTGACGAGGTTGAGATAAGGGATCCAAGGGGTTTATTAGTCGGAATTGGAATTGCTAGGATGAGCGGAAAGGAGATGGTAGCCTCGACGAGGGGGCTGGCCGTTGAGGTGACCCTTCCGAAGTTCAAGCTCCCCAGCCTGAGCGAGCTGGAGAGCTTCAAGGAGGGCCTCTTCTACGCCCAAAGCCTGCCCTCTATGGTTGTGTCGAGAGTCCTGGAGCCGAGCGAGGAAGACCTCATAATAGACATGGCGGCGGCGCCAGGAGGGAAGACATCCCACATAGCCCAGCTTATGCAGAACAGGGGAGAGATAATAGCCATCGACAAGTCAAGAAACAGACTTCGGAAAATGGAAGAGGAGCTGAAGAGGCTCGGCGTGAAGAACGTCAGACTGATCCACATGGACGCGAGGAAGCTCCCTGAGCTTGGAGTTGAAGCCGATAAGATACTCCTCGATGCTCCCTGCACTGCCCTCGGTATAAGGCCAAAGCTCTGGGAGACGAGAACGCCGAAGGACATAGAGGCGACGGCAAGGTACCAGAGAGCCTTCATCTGGGCAGCGATAAAGTCCCTCAGGAAGGACGGAACCCTCGTCTACTCAACCTGCACGATAAGCTACGAGGAGAACGAGGCGAACGTTAAGTACATGCTCGAAAAGGGCCTGAAGCTGGAGGAGCAGAGCGTTTTTATAGCCTCGCACGGAATCGGTATGGACAATGTTCAGAGGTTCTATCCCAACAGGCACTTAACCCAGGGCTTCTTCATAGCGAAGCTCAGGAAGGTGTGA
- a CDS encoding DUF3201 domain-containing protein, whose amino-acid sequence MKEKFDVRAVHEFLNGLWESIFTLNEELKEELPKFGFKVEDVEEVFGAYIFLDGEWRQMLYPHPAFEVKPQIEVGATPESYYFVVAVPKEKVSEGFLEAFLEAFPKSFIYGSEDFLNDVYNCMRDSPLPEEIVKRVQESHEKVFQFEANFESVEQLKEGLFKVIELGKRFEIFNL is encoded by the coding sequence ATGAAGGAGAAATTCGACGTGAGAGCCGTCCATGAGTTTCTCAACGGGCTCTGGGAAAGCATCTTCACGCTCAACGAGGAGCTCAAGGAGGAACTTCCAAAGTTCGGATTTAAAGTGGAAGATGTGGAGGAGGTCTTCGGGGCTTACATTTTCCTCGACGGCGAGTGGAGGCAGATGCTCTATCCCCATCCTGCCTTTGAGGTAAAACCCCAGATTGAAGTTGGGGCAACCCCTGAAAGCTATTACTTCGTCGTCGCCGTCCCAAAGGAAAAAGTTAGTGAGGGCTTTCTCGAGGCATTTCTTGAGGCCTTTCCAAAGAGCTTCATCTACGGGAGTGAGGACTTTCTCAACGACGTCTACAACTGCATGAGGGACAGCCCCCTGCCGGAGGAGATAGTTAAAAGAGTGCAAGAAAGCCATGAAAAGGTCTTCCAGTTCGAGGCAAACTTTGAGAGTGTTGAACAGCTCAAAGAGGGGCTTTTTAAGGTTATAGAACTCGGAAAGCGCTTTGAGATTTTCAACCTATGA
- a CDS encoding LEA type 2 family protein — protein MKKLVAVVLLIVLILILWGAYVAYAVMTLNPSFKAGWGNVSTKRVEVVIDADLGKALLVPASIDDLSMKFNGVEVASLEEFRYSPTKTEARLVIGIDPNKLVEALEKYFDNNQRGDAEVEVKLGLFGLFHPTFRFSQEFQQDVLSQLDFKAESRPVFGGLLYTPSVEGTRVVWMGAENGVWKLKTYATLENPNSFPIPVSNFEFELFINGIKIGVGKVAQGVTIPAGGVATVPIDTEIYSEYLPAVLVAHIKNGEKSSVAVNFYLTVSAGGKSARIKLTGGETIIQTDIMASINGAFSEISPRE, from the coding sequence ATGAAGAAACTTGTCGCAGTTGTTCTCCTGATAGTTCTGATTCTAATCCTTTGGGGGGCTTACGTTGCCTACGCTGTAATGACCCTGAACCCGAGCTTTAAGGCAGGGTGGGGCAACGTTAGTACCAAGCGAGTTGAGGTGGTTATTGACGCCGATCTCGGAAAGGCTCTCCTTGTGCCGGCTTCTATAGATGATCTGTCTATGAAGTTTAACGGCGTTGAGGTCGCTTCTCTTGAGGAGTTTAGGTATTCTCCCACAAAGACCGAGGCAAGGCTTGTGATTGGCATCGATCCAAATAAGCTGGTAGAGGCACTCGAAAAGTACTTCGATAACAACCAGCGTGGAGATGCTGAGGTTGAGGTCAAACTGGGGCTTTTCGGCCTGTTTCATCCAACGTTTAGGTTTTCTCAGGAATTCCAGCAGGATGTTCTCAGTCAGTTGGATTTCAAAGCGGAGAGCAGGCCGGTCTTCGGGGGCCTTCTCTACACCCCGTCCGTAGAGGGGACGAGGGTAGTTTGGATGGGGGCTGAAAACGGTGTCTGGAAACTGAAAACCTACGCAACGCTGGAGAACCCAAATTCATTTCCGATTCCGGTGTCTAACTTTGAATTCGAGCTTTTCATAAACGGGATTAAGATAGGCGTTGGGAAGGTCGCTCAGGGAGTTACGATACCAGCTGGAGGCGTTGCGACGGTTCCAATTGACACGGAGATATATTCTGAGTACCTCCCTGCGGTTCTGGTTGCTCATATAAAGAACGGTGAAAAAAGCTCGGTTGCGGTAAACTTCTATTTAACTGTGAGTGCTGGTGGTAAGAGCGCCAGGATAAAGCTCACGGGCGGCGAGACGATAATACAAACGGACATAATGGCAAGCATAAACGGGGCATTCTCGGAGATTTCTCCAAGGGAATGA
- a CDS encoding CDP-2,3-bis-(O-geranylgeranyl)-sn-glycerol synthase encodes MGWLSSIFWAFWYILPAYFANASPVLVGGGRPIDGERVWRDGKRLFGDGKTWRGFIGGVMIGTLVGVVQYFITPGFYGNLQTALELAFLLSFGALTGDLVGSFIKRRADLPRGYPAIGLDQLGFLISALAFAYPVKTLSSGQIIFLLVVSPFIHWGANYFAYKMGWKSVPW; translated from the coding sequence ATGGGCTGGCTTTCATCAATCTTCTGGGCGTTCTGGTACATACTCCCGGCTTACTTCGCCAATGCATCACCCGTTCTCGTCGGCGGAGGCAGGCCCATAGACGGAGAAAGGGTCTGGAGGGACGGAAAGAGGCTTTTTGGAGATGGAAAAACGTGGAGAGGGTTTATAGGTGGTGTCATGATAGGGACTCTGGTCGGGGTAGTCCAGTACTTTATAACACCCGGATTCTACGGAAACCTTCAGACCGCTTTGGAGCTGGCTTTCTTGCTATCCTTCGGTGCACTCACGGGAGATCTCGTCGGGAGCTTTATTAAAAGGCGGGCAGACCTCCCAAGGGGATATCCGGCCATAGGCCTCGATCAGCTCGGCTTCCTCATAAGTGCTCTAGCCTTCGCCTACCCGGTCAAAACGCTCTCCAGCGGTCAAATAATATTCCTCCTGGTTGTCTCTCCATTCATCCATTGGGGCGCCAACTACTTCGCATACAAAATGGGCTGGAAGAGCGTGCCTTGGTAG
- a CDS encoding ubiquitin-like small modifier protein 1 yields MRIKVRYFARYRSLVGKSEEELEVSDGITVRDLIEILKERYPALKNEVFAEDDDLADVNVSRNGRYVSFDEILREGDIVAIFPPVSGG; encoded by the coding sequence GTGAGGATAAAAGTCAGATACTTCGCCCGCTATCGGTCCTTGGTGGGCAAGAGTGAAGAAGAGCTTGAAGTTTCCGATGGGATCACAGTTAGAGATCTCATCGAGATCCTGAAGGAACGCTACCCAGCGCTTAAAAACGAAGTTTTCGCCGAGGACGATGACCTTGCCGATGTTAACGTCTCCAGAAACGGGCGCTACGTGAGTTTCGATGAGATACTGCGGGAAGGAGACATAGTGGCGATATTCCCGCCTGTAAGTGGTGGTTGA
- a CDS encoding ThiF family adenylyltransferase produces MLTERELERYDRQIMIFGEEGQEKLKNAKVAVVGVGGLGSPVAYYLAAAGVGTILLIDEQTPELSNLNRQILHWEEDVGKRPKPESAKWKLERFNSDIRIETYTDKLTEENIDEILSGVDIGVDIVVDCLDNFKTRYLLDEYVHRKKIPLVHGAVEGMHGQVTTIVPGLTKSLREIFPNVREKEEKFPIIGATAGVVGSIQAMEVVKLLTGIGEPLLNKLLLIDLALNIFEVVELK; encoded by the coding sequence ATGCTGACCGAGAGGGAACTTGAGAGATACGACAGGCAGATAATGATATTTGGAGAGGAAGGGCAGGAAAAGCTGAAGAACGCAAAGGTCGCCGTCGTTGGAGTCGGCGGTCTTGGCAGTCCCGTTGCCTATTACCTAGCCGCCGCAGGGGTAGGCACTATCCTTCTCATTGACGAGCAGACACCAGAGCTGAGCAACCTCAACAGGCAGATCCTCCACTGGGAGGAAGACGTGGGAAAGAGGCCAAAACCAGAGTCCGCAAAGTGGAAGCTCGAACGCTTCAACTCCGATATAAGAATAGAGACGTACACTGATAAGCTTACCGAGGAGAACATTGACGAGATTCTCAGCGGTGTTGATATCGGGGTTGACATCGTTGTTGACTGCTTAGACAACTTCAAGACCCGCTATCTGCTCGACGAATACGTCCACCGAAAGAAAATCCCGCTTGTTCACGGCGCAGTAGAGGGGATGCACGGGCAGGTAACGACAATAGTTCCAGGCCTCACGAAGAGCCTCAGGGAGATTTTCCCGAACGTTAGAGAAAAAGAAGAAAAGTTCCCAATAATCGGCGCAACAGCAGGAGTCGTGGGCTCGATACAGGCCATGGAGGTCGTCAAACTGCTGACGGGCATTGGAGAGCCGCTTTTGAACAAGTTGCTCCTCATAGACCTCGCGCTCAACATCTTTGAAGTGGTGGAGCTTAAGTAG
- a CDS encoding molybdenum cofactor biosynthesis protein MoaE, translating into MKVRLTREKFSVDDAISLLRVPESGAYVVFLGQVRNENLGRKVEKLIYEAYPEMAEAEMERIRKEALEKFPILDMVIWHRYGELEVGEDTILIVASAKHRKEAFRACEWAIDEVKHRVPIWKKEVTPEGTFWLEGERAVKG; encoded by the coding sequence ATGAAAGTCAGACTCACAAGAGAGAAATTCAGTGTTGATGATGCTATTTCACTGCTCCGAGTCCCAGAGTCCGGGGCCTACGTAGTTTTCTTGGGCCAGGTGAGAAACGAGAACCTCGGAAGGAAAGTTGAGAAGCTCATATACGAGGCCTACCCAGAGATGGCTGAGGCTGAGATGGAGCGGATAAGGAAGGAGGCCCTCGAAAAGTTCCCGATCTTGGATATGGTAATATGGCACAGGTACGGAGAACTCGAGGTCGGAGAGGACACCATACTCATTGTGGCGAGCGCCAAGCACAGGAAGGAGGCGTTTAGAGCCTGTGAATGGGCGATTGACGAAGTGAAACACAGGGTTCCCATCTGGAAGAAGGAAGTTACTCCAGAAGGGACTTTCTGGCTTGAGGGGGAGAGGGCAGTTAAGGGATGA
- a CDS encoding SPASM domain-containing protein: protein MERVESTVTSIDMPVKAGTVTIGKPPWSSKRHTGKVERLILHLGAGKGEFSEIYGIPRSIGCIGNNRFILRREPLSIEEFKRTILEFRKMGGKELWLTNYDNIEPLLILANFASEIEIPEVYAVVMFNDLPRIVPIEGIRFIAEIKYPDVNPEKLYDYPWIYGVLAMVEQEYLDEVLRENFPGELYVDVLFPGSIKNVKFNTIEVRRILNPTTEKYHDCLAGTVAVTADGYVLPCPLLRNYVVGDLKKESLKRITRRKRLRAFWRTTKDAIPTCSNCPFKYICHDCRALEYQATGEIDGIEYCPLHFLGL, encoded by the coding sequence ATGGAGAGGGTTGAGTCCACCGTAACTTCAATTGATATGCCAGTGAAGGCCGGGACTGTCACTATTGGAAAGCCCCCCTGGAGCAGTAAAAGACACACTGGAAAGGTGGAAAGGCTCATTCTTCATCTTGGGGCTGGAAAAGGAGAATTCTCTGAAATCTACGGCATTCCAAGATCCATTGGATGTATTGGAAACAACAGGTTCATTCTCAGGAGGGAACCCCTCAGCATAGAGGAGTTCAAGAGAACGATCCTCGAGTTCAGGAAAATGGGCGGAAAAGAGCTCTGGCTGACGAACTATGATAACATCGAGCCCCTCCTGATACTGGCAAACTTCGCATCGGAGATAGAGATCCCAGAAGTCTATGCAGTTGTCATGTTCAATGACCTTCCGAGGATCGTGCCTATAGAGGGAATCCGGTTCATAGCCGAGATAAAGTATCCAGATGTGAACCCAGAGAAACTGTACGACTACCCATGGATTTACGGAGTCCTCGCTATGGTGGAACAGGAGTATTTGGACGAAGTATTGAGGGAAAACTTCCCCGGAGAGCTCTACGTGGACGTTCTCTTCCCGGGTTCCATCAAGAACGTCAAGTTCAACACGATAGAGGTCAGGCGCATACTGAACCCCACCACTGAAAAGTACCACGACTGCCTTGCCGGAACCGTTGCGGTTACCGCCGATGGATACGTACTGCCCTGCCCCCTGCTCAGGAACTACGTTGTCGGCGATCTAAAGAAGGAGAGCCTTAAGAGGATAACCCGCAGAAAACGCCTCCGGGCCTTTTGGAGAACCACCAAGGACGCAATCCCCACGTGCTCCAACTGTCCCTTCAAATACATCTGCCACGACTGCAGAGCGCTTGAATACCAAGCGACAGGGGAGATAGACGGAATAGAATACTGTCCACTCCATTTTCTCGGGCTTTAA
- a CDS encoding Lrp/AsnC family transcriptional regulator: MGDVKLDEIEFLVESLSKYPLDSLRSIARNGGLDYYKLKRLYDKYYGRYLTVSAMYNIRLIGLKSFVAFLAVPPENLLETVLRLTKNPFIKYVNPAFGFKNGLSLYMQIPHDQVDFIDEMLGKYSDDFEYYEVRAYTKGKLPDEWGNWDLSYEYAVLMDILKWDARTPITEIAEKLGKSRPTVRYMINRLKERGILIDFVPLPDMNVSDRGVIGIAKKLDEDVIKKFRDYEITVGVIPKRGYLLEWFFSSKEDMGAKILEFSRYVEKILVEYFDPTFKELNDRNHRTAFQRMVKKDGSGYRSILEF, from the coding sequence ATGGGGGATGTAAAACTTGATGAGATAGAGTTTTTGGTGGAGTCGTTGAGCAAGTATCCCCTAGACAGTCTTAGGAGCATAGCTCGAAATGGGGGGCTGGACTATTATAAGTTGAAGCGCCTCTACGACAAGTATTATGGGAGGTATCTCACGGTAAGTGCGATGTACAACATAAGATTAATAGGTCTCAAGAGCTTCGTAGCTTTTCTCGCCGTTCCGCCAGAGAATCTGCTGGAGACTGTGCTAAGACTAACTAAGAATCCATTTATCAAGTACGTAAACCCAGCCTTTGGTTTCAAAAACGGCTTGTCCCTTTATATGCAGATTCCTCACGACCAAGTGGATTTCATAGATGAGATGCTTGGAAAGTACTCCGACGACTTTGAGTACTACGAGGTTAGAGCGTATACAAAGGGCAAGCTCCCCGATGAATGGGGGAATTGGGATCTCAGCTATGAGTATGCCGTCTTAATGGACATACTAAAATGGGATGCTCGAACGCCTATCACTGAGATTGCAGAAAAACTCGGCAAGTCTAGACCCACCGTTAGGTACATGATAAACCGTCTAAAAGAGAGAGGCATACTCATTGACTTCGTCCCACTTCCGGACATGAACGTCTCAGATCGGGGGGTCATAGGCATCGCTAAGAAGCTGGATGAGGACGTGATTAAGAAGTTCAGGGATTACGAGATTACCGTTGGTGTGATCCCAAAAAGAGGGTATCTCCTGGAGTGGTTCTTCTCTTCGAAGGAGGATATGGGGGCAAAGATACTGGAGTTCAGCAGGTACGTTGAGAAAATCCTTGTGGAGTACTTTGATCCAACATTCAAGGAGCTTAACGATAGGAACCACAGAACAGCCTTTCAGAGAATGGTGAAAAAAGACGGAAGTGGTTACAGGTCAATATTGGAGTTTTAA
- a CDS encoding adenosine-specific kinase has product MVRIEVVDIKKPEGVEVIIGQGNFSIFTVDDLARALLTAVPGIKFGIAMNEAKPQLTRFTGNDEELEELAAKNALKIGAGHVFVILMRNAFPINVLNTIKNHPAVAMVYGASENPFQVIVAETDLGRGVLGVVDGKAATKIETDEQKKERRKLVEKIGYTIH; this is encoded by the coding sequence ATGGTGAGGATAGAGGTAGTTGACATCAAAAAACCCGAGGGGGTTGAGGTCATAATCGGGCAGGGCAACTTCTCGATATTCACCGTTGATGACCTAGCCAGGGCCCTTCTAACTGCCGTCCCAGGGATAAAGTTCGGGATAGCGATGAACGAGGCAAAGCCACAGCTCACCCGCTTCACAGGGAACGATGAGGAACTTGAAGAGCTCGCCGCTAAGAACGCCCTGAAAATCGGTGCTGGTCACGTTTTCGTCATCCTCATGAGAAACGCCTTCCCGATAAACGTCCTCAACACAATCAAGAACCACCCGGCGGTCGCCATGGTGTACGGAGCCAGTGAGAACCCCTTCCAGGTCATAGTGGCAGAGACAGACCTTGGTAGGGGAGTTCTGGGCGTCGTGGACGGCAAGGCCGCCACCAAAATCGAGACAGATGAGCAGAAGAAGGAACGCAGAAAGCTCGTCGAGAAGATCGGATACACGATTCACTGA
- a CDS encoding XTP/dITP diphosphatase: MRLAFVTSNPGKVEEARKYFEPLGVEVYQLKVSYPEIQADTLEEVAEYGAKWLAQRVEGPFFLDDSGLFVEALKGFPGVYSAYVYKTIGYQGILKLLEGETNRKAYFKSIIAYWDGELHIFTGRVDGKIATEPRGSGGFGFDPVFIPEGFDRTFAEMTTEEKNLVSHRGRALRAFANWLKENLK, translated from the coding sequence ATGAGACTGGCCTTTGTAACTTCCAATCCGGGAAAGGTTGAAGAGGCAAGGAAGTACTTTGAGCCCCTGGGTGTCGAAGTCTACCAGCTCAAAGTAAGCTATCCTGAGATCCAGGCCGACACCCTTGAGGAGGTGGCTGAGTACGGGGCAAAATGGTTGGCACAGAGAGTTGAGGGGCCGTTCTTCCTCGACGATTCTGGGCTTTTCGTTGAAGCTCTGAAAGGGTTCCCTGGGGTCTATTCAGCCTATGTCTACAAGACCATTGGTTACCAAGGCATTCTAAAGCTCCTCGAAGGAGAAACAAACAGAAAAGCCTACTTCAAGAGCATCATAGCCTACTGGGACGGGGAGCTGCACATCTTTACCGGCCGGGTTGATGGTAAAATAGCCACCGAACCCAGGGGAAGCGGCGGCTTCGGCTTTGACCCTGTTTTCATTCCCGAGGGGTTCGACAGAACGTTCGCCGAAATGACAACGGAGGAAAAGAACCTGGTATCACACCGCGGTAGAGCACTGAGGGCATTTGCCAACTGGCTGAAGGAAAACCTTAAATAA